One genomic region from Cucumis melo cultivar AY chromosome 9, USDA_Cmelo_AY_1.0, whole genome shotgun sequence encodes:
- the LOC103503438 gene encoding uncharacterized protein LOC103503438 codes for MSEDESVSDNERVLEIANESLLLCERIPKSKIMRKVLRSLPGKFDMKVTAIDEAHDITKLKLDELFGSLLTFEMAISHRENKKGKVIAFKLIYEEETTINKSDNEANMNESIALLMKHFSKVVKKFKNLNTTGSNARNLTNYRRRDGKNNTRRFNEISNMRDSDYGRKKKGEGRIFRCRECEKVGHYRAKCPTFSRRQKKIFCANLSDEDTDDSEKDNSMNAFTACTTETNSGEVSKNAKLWKCKSMHLQQRKLLALQLKLLDEFVITVAREVILGHFAICYKETECINRSGCSKHMTGKRSFFSKLKECAQDMLLLEMIVEGLKANLISVSQLCDQGYNVKFSNDSCVVMFEFTKGKREKIVRIRSDHGKEFENEDLSNFCKMEGIHHEYSAPLTPQ; via the exons ATGTCTGAAGATGAATCTGTTTCAGATAATGAGAGGGTTCTGGAAATTGCTAATGAATCACTGTTACTTTGTGAAAGAATACCTAAGTCCAAGATAATGCGCAAAGTATTACGATCGTTGCCAGgaaaatttgacatgaaggtcaCTGCCATAGACGAAGCACACgatataaccaaattaaagcTAGATGAGTTATTTGGGTCTCTGCTTACTTTCGAGATGGCTATATCTCACAGAGAGAATAAGAAAGGCAAGGTCATTGCTTTTAAGTTAATAtatgaagaagagacaacaaTAAATAAATCTGATAACGAAGCAAACATGAACGAATCGATAGCTCTTTTGATGAAACATTTTTCTAAGGTTGTCAAGAAATTCAAAAATTTGAATACTACAGGATCAAATGCTCGAAATCTGACCAATTATCGAAGAAGAGATGGTAAGAACAATACCAGAAGGTTTAATGAAATCTCAAACATGAGGGATAGTGACTATGGACGAAAAAAGAAGGGTGAAGGAAGAATTTTCAGGTGTAGAGAATGTGAGAAAGTTGGTCATTATCGAGCTAAATGTCCTACATTCTCgagaagacaaaagaaaattttttgTGCTAACTTGTCAGATGAGGACACTGATGATAGTGAAAAAGATAATAGCATGAATGCATTCACAGCATGCACTACAGAAACCAATTCTGGTGAAGTCAGTAAAAATGCTAAATTATG GAAATGCAAGTCAATGCACCTACAGCAACGAAAGTTGTTAGCCCTTCAGCTAAAACTACTAGATGAGTTTGTCATTACTGTGGCTAGGGAGGTCATATTAGGCCATTTTGCTATATGTTACAAAGAGACAGAATGTATCAATAGAAG TGGATGCTCTAAGCACATGACTGGAAAGAGATCCTTCTTCTCTAAATTAAAGGAATGTGCTCAGGACATGTTACTTTTGGAGATG ATCGTTGAAGGACTAAAAGCCAATCTAATCAGTGTAAGTCAGCTATGTGATCAAGGTTACAACGTGAAATTCAGCAACGACAGTTGTGTG GTTATGTTTGAGTTTACAAAGGGAAAAAGGGAGAAGATTGTCAGAATCAGAAGTGATCATGGTAAggaatttgaaaatgaagatttgAGTAACTTCTGTAAAATGGAAGGAATACATCATGAATATTCTGCTCCTTTAACTCCTCAGTAG
- the LOC103503408 gene encoding 30S ribosomal protein S13, chloroplastic isoform X2: MAQTLAIPLAPSLSLICNSRNSNPLSNTLSFPISNPQVRGLQIKCVRVGGVEIPNNKRVQYSLQYIHGIGRNNAKKILFDLNLENKITKDLSEEELKSVRDEVSKYMIEGDLRRFNALAIRRLKEIQCYRGIRHIQGLPCRGQRTKNNCRTLKGKKVAIAGKKKAPR; the protein is encoded by the exons ATGGCGCAAACTTTAGCAATCCCACTGGCTCCTTCACTCTCCCTTATCTGCAATTCTCGCAACTCCAATCCTCTATCTAACACTCTCTCCTTCCCCATTTCAAACCCTCAG GTTCGTGGTCTTCAAATCAAGTGTGTACGTGTTGGAGGAGTTGAGATACCGAACAACAAGCGAGTTCAATACTCCCTTCAATATATACACGGTATCGGTCGCAACAATGCTAAGAAAATACTTTTTGATCTAAACCTGGAGAATAAGATAACCAAGGACTTATCTGAGGAAGAACTAAAATCTGTAAGAGATGAagtttccaagtacatgattgAAGGAGATCTG AGGCGTTTCAATGCACTTGCCATAAGGAGATTGAAAGAAATTCAGTGTTACCGAGGGATTCGACACATTCAGGGGTTGCCTTGCAGAGGGCAGCGAACGAAAAACAACTGCAGAACCTTGAAGGGTAAGAAGGTTGCTATTGCAGGCAAGAAGAAGGCTCCTCGTTGA
- the LOC103503408 gene encoding 30S ribosomal protein S13, chloroplastic isoform X1, translating to MAQTLAIPLAPSLSLICNSRNSNPLSNTLSFPISNPQVRGLQIKCVRVGGVEIPNNKRVQYSLQYIHGIGRNNAKKILFDLNLENKITKDLSEEELKSVRDEVSKYMIEGDLVSHSLSTCVFLLKLQELVVSILTNAIVCFAEAFQCTCHKEIERNSVLPRDSTHSGVALQRAANEKQLQNLEG from the exons ATGGCGCAAACTTTAGCAATCCCACTGGCTCCTTCACTCTCCCTTATCTGCAATTCTCGCAACTCCAATCCTCTATCTAACACTCTCTCCTTCCCCATTTCAAACCCTCAG GTTCGTGGTCTTCAAATCAAGTGTGTACGTGTTGGAGGAGTTGAGATACCGAACAACAAGCGAGTTCAATACTCCCTTCAATATATACACGGTATCGGTCGCAACAATGCTAAGAAAATACTTTTTGATCTAAACCTGGAGAATAAGATAACCAAGGACTTATCTGAGGAAGAACTAAAATCTGTAAGAGATGAagtttccaagtacatgattgAAGGAGATCTGgtctctcactctctctctaCCTGTGTGTTTTTGTTAAAATTACAAGAGTTAGTTGTCTCTATACTTACAAATGCAATTGTTTGTTTTGCAGAGGCGTTTCAATGCACTTGCCATAAGGAGATTGAAAGAAATTCAGTGTTACCGAGGGATTCGACACATTCAGGGGTTGCCTTGCAGAGGGCAGCGAACGAAAAACAACTGCAGAACCTTGAAGGGTAA
- the LOC103503409 gene encoding protein terminal ear1-like, with product MMNQQRDSRPDFCYTEYDFVYLPMDFMRSWYEGKVSNLGYAFVNFTTSSAASQFCGVYHNYKWDVNVNRKICEITEARIQGKEALKNAFKNKIFWCRNDQYLPVMLYPASNGRRRYRRVNVGRRIPRLPRKPLKKVE from the exons ATGATGAACCAACAGAGGGATTCTCGACCTGATTTCTGTTATACCGAATATGATTTCGTTTATTTGCCTATGGATTTCAT GAGATCATGGTATGAAGGAAAAGTGTCGAATTTGGGATACGCGTTTGTGAATTTCACTACGTCGAGTGCTGCATCACAGTTCTGTGGTGTGTATCATAATTACAAATGGGATGTTAATGTGAACAGAAAGATTTGTGAGATTACCGAGGCTAGGATTCAG GGAAAGGAAGCATTAAAGAATGCATTCAAGAATAAAATCTTCTGGTGTCGCAACGATCAATATCTGCCTGTAATGTTATATCCAGCTAGCAATGGTCGTCGTCGTTACAGAAGGGTTAACGTGGGAAGGCGTATACCTCGTCTTCCTCGGAAGCCACTTAAGAAAGTTGAGTAG